The DNA region TTCCTGCTTTGCAAGACACCGGTTCTCATGAGCTGATAAGTTACAATTGCAAAGAGTCCACGATTTCCAAAATGACAGATGGATCTAGTGGAAGGAGTCTTCACAACGCGAATAAACCTGAATAGAAGAATGTATTTGTCAATTTTACGTTCGTCAATTAATGTCTGAAAATACAGAGACATCCACCATCCGGAGGTAGCAAATTCCCTCAGCGGGCGGCTGCTTTTGAACGctctaatttaatttcacaacatcatttttctctttatagaTTTTGCactatcaatttttcaaagctcatttctctctctctctctcctctctaaCTCTCTCCTCATTCTATATACGAATAACGGCTTGCGTGCATCGCTGCCAGTCAACGAGGCAGACAAATGTCGAGTCAAAGTTTATCTTCGGAATCGCCGCTGAGCGAAAGACAAATGGTCTTCCTGCGAAAGAACCTGGTAAAGAGGTGCAGGAGACGagacaatatatgtatatatcctTTTCGCGTGGCCAATGAAATGAGAAGCTTTGAGAAACGTTGACTGACCGACAAAATGCACACTTGATAGTCGAAcacaaaatatagaaaaaaagactagaggacaaaaataaaaaaaggatacgacatacgagacgagacgagacgaaAGCCATTCTGACGAAGGGacgaaataagaaaaattggaaaaagcaCTCAGAGGGCAGTGGCGTAGGAACGAGCGCGCATCCGTTAAAACCCTTTCTTTCGAAAGAATTGCGATCGAGAGCTCGAAGTACCTGTATATACTCCGCACCGCGCGTTAAAAAGAGTAGAGATTTGATGTGCGTTACTGGTCGCTAAGGTTGACATGGTAGGCTGCGGAAATTGGGGTGGCACGAATTAATTCAGCACGACCTCCCCCCAGCTTAAtcgttttttgtatttttgcatCTTTTAGAACGATACACGGTTCCTACGCTGCTGCGTGTAAATAAAACTGGGAATATGCCGTGGCACATTCGGGCCTTGATTACACCTGTAGCTTGTCACGTGAATTACCTAGCGCACCAACGGCAGTGagaatttcatatatattcaGTAGCTGGCCATAAAGCGCTTATTATGAAATCCTAATTGCCTCGATTATACCGCCGGTCCGGTCTTTCGCGTGAATTATGTAGAGCACGGCGATATACGCGTTCTCATGCAATATTCGGTAGCCGGCCGTTAAAAACATCTGTTacgaacatttttttatttatttatttcggtATTAATTAACGATACCGAGAGTGAAGAGAAATGCGCTCTGATAAAGTTGcgaacaaattttaattaattaatcactttaaattaactaaagtaataaatcttttactcGTACTGGGCACTTTATGGTCATTCTATTGATGTTTGAATGAATTCCTCTACCACGCCTGCTCGACATCACGAATggtaattaatttgataagcGCCACGCGGTCTAATGGGGATTGCGTTTTACAGAGCCGCGTAAGGTTTTGCCCATCCTCAAGACCGACGAACCCGTCTGCCCGGAGGGAAAACTGTCGTGCGGTAACGGCGAGTGCGTCGACAAGGAGCTCTTCTGTAATGGCAAGCCCGACTGTAAGGACGAGTCTGACGAGAACGCCTGCAGTAAGTGTTGCAACGtactatgtatgtacatacattcgCCTACCGTGATCGAATGGTGCTAACACGAGCCAATCCCAGAGATTACAATCGTGTTGTGCAATGGAATCGAATAATTGTTTAAGCAAATGTATAATGATACTTCGATAGCTTCAGCATTGTGATAGCTCGTATATAACGGCGATTTAAGtacaattttacttaaataagaaagtgatattaatattttaatcgatatGATCGATTACTGAAAACTCAATGCGCGTTGCAGCCGTGGAGACCGATCCCAACCGTGCCCCGGATTGCGATCCCACGCAATGCGTCCTGCCCGATTGCTACTGTTCGGCCGACGGCACCCGTATACCCGGCAACATCGATCCCCAGCAAGTGCCGCAGATGATCACGATCACCTTCAACGGCGCCGTGAACGTGGACAACATTGATCTCTACGAGGAGATCTTCAACGGGCAACGTCAAAACCCGAACGGTTGTCAAATCCGCGGTACATTCTTCGTCTCCCACAAGTACACCAACTATTCGGCGGTGCAGGATCTTCATCGACGCGGTCACGAGATCGCGGTATTCTCGTTGACGCATAAGGAGGATCCGCAATATTGGAGCCAGGGTACGTACGATGATTGGCTAGCGGAGATGGCCGGCGCCAGGCTGATCATCGAACGTTTCGCCAACATCACCGACGGCTCCATCATTGGCGTGCGGGCTCCTTACCTCAGGGTCGGCGGTAACAAGCAGTTCGAAATGATGGCCGATCAGTTCTTCGTGTACGACGCCTCTATCACCGCATCCCTGGGACGTGTGCCAATTTGGCCGTACACGTTGTACTTCAGAATGCCCCACAAGTGCAACGGCAACGGTGGTAACTGCCCGTCGAGGTCGCATCCAGTCTGGGAGATGGTGATGAACGAACTGGACCGCAGGGACGATCCCACCTTCGACGAGTCCCTGCCGGGTTGTCACATGGTTGACTCTTGCTCCAACATTCAGACCGGCGAGCAGTTCGCTCGTCTGCTCAGGCACAACTTCAACAGGCACTTCAACAGCAACCGGGCGCCTCTCGGTCTGCACTTCCATGCGTCCTGGCTGAAAAGTAAGAAGGAGTACAAGGATGAGTTGATCAAGTTCATCGAGGAGATGATCGCCAGGAGCGATGTGTACTTTGTAACTATGGTTCAGGTGAGAGACTAAACTTGCACTTTTAAcaatcgttaatacattataggACAGAAGTTTCACGCACTCGCTTCCCTTTCAGGTGATCAAGTGGATGCAACAACCCACCGAGCTCTCCGCGCTCAGAGATTTCCAAGACTGGAAAGAGACCTGTGATGAAAAGGGTTTGCCCTACTGCTCGTTGCCTAACGCTTGCCCTCTGACGACTAGAGAGCTGCCCGGCGAGACGCTGCGTCTCTTCACTTGCATGGAGTGCCCTAACAACTATCCATGGCTGCTGGATCCGACCGGCGATGGCTTCTCCGCGAGGAAGTGATCCATCATCCGTAAAACGAACGACGCGTCGACGCGCCGACCGGCCGTGCGATCCGGTTATTAGAGATCTATCGTTTTTTTTCCGGCAAGTCCGGAAATCACGTCGGATAAAATGTGGTAATCGACCACGGCGAGCCGAGGAACAAGGGCGCAGCTCTGAAAGACACGGAGAAAGCAATCGGGCGACGAGCGCGTTGAGGCGCGTGATTTCGGGCGAAATCTCGGAATCGTCTTATCACGATTAGAAAGCGTCATCTTGGCCGCTTGAAGATCAAGTCGTAACACTAATATCAAAGTGGAGTGAAGCGCCGCTGCTTTCGCAAGGGGAAAACGCACTGCGCCCGGTTTCTCTTCCGCGACTcgactataataattattatttatataaattaggatcagtaaaatatatatcgccGCATTTGGTCGCGAGGCCGATCGCGTACGATTTCTCGTGGGAAACGCCATCGCGTACGATCGTCGACGAAATTCGCGGGCAAAAAGTTCTATTCTCTCTTGCCCGCCAGACGAGAGAACGGCGAGCCACCGTCTTAAGAGATACAATTCTCGAAAATCGATGCTCGACGGAAACGAGATAATCCCACTTGTACATAACTACCAGATCCTTGCCCTCCCTTTCTCATCCTCATTGTTTTCTAGAGACAATTGTGTGCGGAACGACAACGGAAGCTCGCGGGCCGATGAAGCAAAAGACGAAAAGTTGAATATACCTATCATTCCGTGCCTCTCTGAACATGTACTCTTAAGAATTTAAACAAAGCGCAACATTctaagtaattaatttctagTGTCCTtatgttttcaaataaaaactatacGTACAAAAAATAGCATGTGGGTATTACATATTGGCTGTCCCCGCAATCAATATGCAATGTATTTGTAATAGCTACAATAATTGATTAGAtgatagaattaataaaaataattaataataaatcaaataagaataaaaagtttaaattttaatacaataagattttaatacaaCAGATCAATATCACGTACAAATAGTTTAAAGTtacaaaagattaaataatattttataaaattcataaatttaaatctatagTTGATATTACTCTAAATATTTACTGTAATATATAACTCTTTAAAGATTCAtgtttaagtattaatttgtattttttattaatatttgtctaaATATGTCTTGATTTTTTGGCTAAATTTACTTGGCTATTATTTACTagcaattatcattttttgaataatatttctgttgaACAAATGCATATTCTGcgcttattttaatattttttaatacattttttagatgtttaataatacttttttgtatCAAGACTTGTTTTTGTATCTTATGATTCAGGATTTTATTCCttgcattatattatatgtctctataaaatatagatgATCTATTTCTGTCATAAATTGTTATGTTGATTTCTTGTCgagttataacattttaaaaatccaGCTTGAGTGCACAATTTATGAATGAACACATCATAAATGTGCGTATAGGTGTAGTATGtgtttataatactttaaatagtTGATTAGCAGTAGTCACgattaaagaaacaaatggACCGCGTGCATGCGCTAGCTATATCTGTTCCTCGAGAAAGATCGAGAATTACAGATCAATATAATCATCTATGCATAGCAAAATAACATATGGTATCGTTTTAAAGATGATgtattaaatctaatattgataatagtataaaaaaagaaatgtattattttgatcaaaagaatttatataaattaatttatttctaatattttttataaaatttatatgtacaacagaatttattttatatataaataagaagtattaaaatataaacaatgttattaaattacagcataaattatttatatgtataaattactaCGTATAAATTTTTCGGCCAATGCATACTAAACATAACAATAAAGTAATTGATcaatataacatgtaaaaTTCCGCGTAATACGattgcataattattaatacagttgcgtagaaaaaaatttgaagagaTACGAGAGAAGCAGAGGCCACAAATTATGCTTGCCAGCATAAATTAATGtgcttatttattaaatcgtCGATCGACGATGCAGTACTATAACGTCAGTACATGTTCGTTTCTTGCATATTGTCgggttaattaatattatacgtttgattaatattacaataaactttaaaataaattaatgctgcacatatattgtatgtatcgCAATCATCGTAGGCATGAGTTAATGCGCATTACGTTTCCAAGTGACGTGAGACACAAAAAGATGCAGTATTCTGCATTTTTGTCTTTCAAAAATGGATTATGAACTAATTGAATGGCTTGAAAAAGAAGATTTAATGAGTTGatggaaatatttataagtaagtatgaaatacttgaaatatatacatatttaaaaaatttttttttttaatatcatgtattataattttccatcCAATTTAACTTAACTACCTGTATATTCATGTTGTTTCAaacgctttttttatttaaaaaaaaatttttttgttgtataatAACTAAGTTTAAACACACATAACTAATAGCCAAAATGCAAATAGCCAAAGAATAAGTCCAGATAATGCAGCttcacaataattattataagataatagttttgaaaatatattcaacaatAATTGTGCTAAAATGATtctcattaatattacaattatagcattaacatttattttaggcgtcaattttataatgattttacaataattacaataaataataaaatttaaaattaatggtttttaaatttaattttagaattataatatattatatacattacatgttaaaatcaaaataatgtcaattttttttatgcatgCTTTCTTATCTGTAAgcatacactgaaaaaaaatgcaatatattcaataagatatgttattgcgggctgccaattaaaaatatattcaatacaataatatatgctattgcagtatcaacattgtacttgcattaatagcaaatattattgtattgagtatttcatgtagttggcagcccgcaatcacatatgttattggctgtattacattttttttctgtgtaggtatgtgattttttatgtacataaaattgtatgtttttGTTATTCAGTGGCTTTTgttttctcatattttatcttttcatcTTTACACTGTTGcatgtgttttaaaatattgtgttttattttgttatgcaAAAACTGCATGTTACAAGTATTAGTTATTTTTGTCTTGTTTTCTTAggtcaaaaattaataaacataaaaagacTACTcgctttaaataaagaattaataaaagaattcctCAGATAAGATTGCAAGATAGGTTTCCTTTCCAGTTGAAAGTACGCCTAGTAAGTACGCCTGTTATACAAGGAGAGATATTATTTATCCTTAAAAAattagctttaaaaaaaaatgaataaaaaagatactaagacaaataaaagaagtttaataaaaaatgcgcTGCCACATTAAACAATATAGCTATAATACAATGAGCTAAACTCAATGTAttctttaattgaaatttagcaacgttttttaaaattttaaaaaataaaatatattttagtgaatgtgttttatacaaagttaCATGCACCTTCTACATCAGCAGTATTAATTTGGCAaagtgaaaagtaaaaaattatggtCACCAAATCATGGTGATGTAAATAAGTTTTGTAAGCAATATTCTAATAAAGGCtccaattaataataatgtatattaataaaatctagtaagcatatacatacattCCAATAAGggcttaaattaatattaatgtattagtAAAATCTAGTTGTAAACGTTCTATATCACATATTGCTTCTAATAAATAGCAAACGTCCATttgtaaaacgttttttatgTCATCATACGTGATTAATACcctcaaatattaaataaaataccttTCCTCcccatttaatatatatatatatatatatatatatatatatatattttttttactatattaagtatatatattcttatattaagtatatgtatttttacatgttAAGAATATATGATACTGTTCTACCTTTTAGAGAATTTCTGtcttaaattaagaaaaattttcttgccGCGTATtttagatctaaaaataatctaaagtTAAGTAGTATATTCTTAAGttgaaaatatgattttttttggtgtattaaataatatattccttttaataaataaatttgtaatattatacatcGGATTATATGTACAcccaaaatgttaaaatatgcatgcaaatatatatgaaaaaagactaaaatatgcacaaaaaatgccttatcaaaaaagaaacaacTTAGTTTAagatctatatattttattgctttaatatcaaattaaactaacacaatttaaattatctttttaaattgaacaaaaaaatttggaaatcaACAGACAATC from Monomorium pharaonis isolate MP-MQ-018 unplaced genomic scaffold, ASM1337386v2 scaffold_203, whole genome shotgun sequence includes:
- the LOC118644202 gene encoding chitin deacetylase 1-like (The sequence of the model RefSeq protein was modified relative to this genomic sequence to represent the inferred CDS: added 313 bases not found in genome assembly), encoding MSPKLIFLLGSLCLLAGTQVRAQDEEGGDGLDANAEELCQDRPGDEYFRLSIEGDCRDVVRCDKATEIGVTRLATVRCPTGLAFDIERQTCDWKTNVKNCDQLEKPRKVLPILKTDEPVCPEGKLSCGNGECVDKELFCNGKPDCKDESDENACTVETDPNRAPDCDPTQCVLPDCYCSADGTRIPGNIDPQQVPQMITITFNGAVNVDNIDLYEEIFNGQRQNPNGCQIRGTFFVSHKYTNYSAVQDLHRRGHEIAVFSLTHKEDPQYWSQGTYDDWLAEMAGARLIIERFANITDGSIIGVRAPYLRVGGNKQFEMMADQFFVYDASITASLGRVPIWPYTLYFRMPHKCNGNGGNCPSRSHPVWEMVMNELDRRDDPTFDESLPGCHMVDSCSNIQTGEQFARLLRHNFNRHFNSNRAPLGLHFHASWLKSKKEYKDELIKFIEEMIARSDVYFVTMVQVIKWMQQPTELSALRDFQDWKETCDEKGLPYCSLPNACPLTTRELPGETLRLFTCMECPNNYPWLLDPTGDGFSARK